In Streptococcus sp. SN-1, a single genomic region encodes these proteins:
- the rsmH gene encoding 16S rRNA (cytosine(1402)-N(4))-methyltransferase RsmH has product MTKEFHHVTVLLHETIDMLDVKPDGIYVDATLGGAGHSEYLLSKLSEKGHLYAFDQDQNAIDNAQKRLAPYIEKGMVTFIKDNFRHLQARLREAGVQEIDGICYDLGVSSPQLDQRERGFSYKKDAPLDMRMNQDASLTAYEVVNHYGYHDLVRIFFKYGEDKFSKQIARKIEQAREVKPIETTTELAEIIKSAKPAKELKKKGHPAKQIFQAIRIEVNDELGAADESIQQAMDMLALDGRISVITFHSLEDRLTKQLFKEASTVEVPKGLPFIPDDLKPKMELVSRKPILPSAEELEANNRSHSAKLRVARKIHK; this is encoded by the coding sequence ATGACAAAAGAATTTCATCATGTAACGGTCTTACTCCACGAAACGATTGATATGCTCGACGTAAAGCCTGACGGTATCTACGTTGATGCGACTTTGGGTGGAGCGGGCCATAGCGAATATTTATTAAGTAAATTAAGTGAAAAAGGCCATCTCTATGCCTTTGACCAGGACCAGAATGCCATTGATAATGCGCAAAAACGCTTGGCACCCTATATCGAAAAAGGGATGGTAACCTTTATCAAGGATAATTTCCGTCATTTACAGGCACGTTTGCGCGAAGCTGGTGTTCAAGAAATTGATGGAATTTGTTATGACTTGGGAGTGTCTAGTCCTCAGCTGGACCAGCGTGAGCGTGGTTTTTCTTATAAAAAGGATGCGCCACTGGACATGCGCATGAATCAGGATGCTAGTCTGACAGCCTATGAAGTGGTGAACCACTATGGCTATCATGACTTGGTTCGTATTTTCTTTAAGTATGGCGAGGATAAATTCTCTAAACAGATTGCGCGTAAGATTGAACAAGCACGTGAAGTCAAGCCAATTGAGACAACGACTGAGCTGGCAGAGATTATCAAGTCAGCCAAACCTGCTAAGGAACTCAAGAAAAAGGGTCATCCTGCCAAGCAGATTTTCCAGGCTATTCGAATTGAAGTCAATGATGAACTGGGAGCAGCAGATGAGTCCATCCAGCAGGCCATGGATATGTTGGCTCTGGATGGTAGAATTTCAGTGATTACCTTTCATTCCTTAGAAGACCGCTTGACTAAGCAGTTATTCAAGGAAGCTTCAACAGTGGAAGTTCCCAAAGGTTTGCCTTTCATCCCAGATGATCTCAAGCCCAAGATGGAATTGGTATCCCGTAAGCCAATCTTGCCAAGTGCAGAAGAATTAGAAGCCAATAACCGCTCGCACTCAGCCAAGTTGCGCGTGGCCAGAAAAATTCACAAGTAA
- the ftsL gene encoding cell division protein FtsL, with translation MVDKKETTSQFLQNRIKKFSRVEKAFYLSIAFTALVLALSIIFMQTRLLQVQNDLTKINAQIEEKKTELDDAKQEVNELLRAERLKEIANSKDLKLNNENIRSAE, from the coding sequence ATGGTAGATAAGAAAGAAACAACCAGTCAATTCTTGCAGAATCGTATAAAAAAATTCTCCCGTGTGGAGAAGGCTTTTTATCTTTCCATTGCGTTTACAGCTCTCGTTTTGGCGCTGAGTATTATCTTTATGCAGACTCGACTCCTACAAGTACAAAATGATCTGACAAAAATCAATGCACAGATAGAGGAGAAGAAGACAGAGTTGGATGATGCCAAACAAGAGGTAAATGAATTGTTGAGGGCAGAACGCTTGAAAGAAATCGCAAATTCTAAGGACTTAAAATTGAATAATGAGAATATTCGATCAGCGGAGTAA
- the pbp2X gene encoding penicillin-binding protein PBP2X gives MKWTKRITRFAIRNRKSPAENRKIVGKYISLLAVVLFAVFLVNFAVIIGSGSKFGTDLVKEAKKVHQITRIVPAKRGTIYDRNGVPIAEDATSYNVYAVIDKKYKSATGKILYVEDAQFNKVAEVFHKYLDMDEAYVKEQLAQPNLTQVSFGAKGNGITYANMMAIKKDLKDASVEGIDFTTSPNRSYSNGQFASSFIGLAQLHENEDGSKSLLGTSGMESSLNSILAGKDGIITYEKDRLGNIVPGTEQVSQQTVDGKDVYTTISSTLQSFMETQMNVFQEKVKGKYMTATLVSAKTGEILATTQRPTFDADTKEGLTKDFVWRDILYQSNYEPGSTMKVMTLAAAIDNNTFPGGEVFNSSELKVADATIRDWDVNEGLTGGGMMTFSQGFAHSSNVGMTLLEQKMGDATWLDYLSRFKFGVPTRFGLTDEYAGQLPADNIVNIAQSSFGQGISVTQTQMIRAFTAIANDGVMLEPKFISAIYDTNNQSVRKSQKEIVGKPVSEDAASLTRTNMILVGTDPLYGTMYNHQTGKPIITVPGQNVAVKSGTAQIADEKNGGYLVGSTNYIFSVVTMNPAENPDFILYVTVQQPEHYSAVQLGEFSNPILERASAMKESLNLQSPAKNLDQVTTESSYAMPSIKDISPGDLAEALRRNIVQPIVVGTGTKIKETSVEEGKNLAPNQQVLLLSDKVEEIPDMYGWKKETAEAFAKWLDIELEFEGSGSVVQKQDVRTNTAIKNIKKIKLTLGD, from the coding sequence ATGAAGTGGACAAAAAGAATAACCCGATTTGCGATTAGAAACCGTAAATCTCCAGCAGAAAACCGTAAAATAGTGGGGAAGTACATCAGCTTGTTAGCTGTCGTACTTTTCGCTGTCTTTTTGGTCAATTTTGCTGTTATTATCGGGAGTGGTAGTAAATTTGGAACGGATCTAGTCAAAGAGGCTAAGAAAGTTCACCAAATAACCCGTATAGTCCCTGCCAAACGTGGGACTATTTATGACCGAAATGGAGTCCCGATTGCTGAGGACGCAACCTCCTATAATGTCTATGCTGTCATTGATAAAAAATACAAATCAGCAACGGGTAAAATTCTTTATGTAGAAGATGCCCAGTTTAATAAGGTAGCAGAGGTTTTCCATAAGTATTTGGATATGGATGAGGCTTATGTGAAAGAGCAATTAGCTCAACCAAATCTGACCCAGGTTTCCTTTGGAGCAAAAGGAAATGGGATTACCTATGCCAATATGATGGCTATTAAAAAAGATTTGAAAGATGCTAGTGTGGAAGGAATTGACTTCACAACTAGCCCTAATAGAAGCTATTCAAATGGACAATTCGCTTCTAGTTTTATTGGTTTAGCTCAACTCCATGAAAATGAGGATGGTAGCAAGAGTTTGCTGGGAACTTCTGGGATGGAGAGTTCCTTGAATAGTATTCTTGCAGGGAAAGACGGTATTATTACCTATGAAAAAGATCGTCTGGGTAATATTGTCCCTGGAACTGAACAAGTGTCTCAGCAAACGGTAGATGGCAAGGATGTTTATACGACTATTTCTAGCACCCTTCAGTCCTTCATGGAAACACAGATGAATGTCTTTCAAGAAAAAGTAAAAGGCAAGTATATGACGGCTACCTTGGTTAGTGCTAAAACGGGGGAAATTCTTGCAACGACGCAGAGACCAACCTTTGATGCCGATACTAAGGAAGGACTTACCAAGGACTTTGTTTGGCGTGATATCCTTTATCAAAGTAACTATGAGCCAGGGTCAACCATGAAGGTCATGACGCTCGCTGCTGCTATTGATAATAATACTTTCCCAGGAGGAGAAGTCTTCAATAGTAGTGAGTTAAAAGTAGCAGATGCTACTATCCGAGATTGGGATGTCAATGAAGGATTAACTGGCGGAGGAATGATGACCTTTTCTCAAGGGTTTGCGCACTCAAGTAACGTTGGGATGACGCTTCTTGAGCAAAAGATGGGAGATGCTACCTGGCTGGATTATCTAAGTCGCTTTAAATTTGGTGTTCCGACTCGTTTTGGCTTGACGGATGAATATGCAGGCCAACTTCCGGCTGACAATATCGTAAATATTGCTCAGAGTTCATTTGGACAAGGGATTTCAGTGACCCAGACGCAAATGATTCGTGCCTTTACAGCTATTGCTAATGATGGAGTTATGCTGGAGCCAAAATTTATAAGTGCTATTTATGATACTAACAATCAGTCTGTACGAAAGTCTCAAAAAGAGATTGTAGGAAAACCTGTATCTGAAGATGCAGCAAGCTTGACTCGTACTAACATGATATTAGTTGGGACGGACCCTCTATATGGAACTATGTATAATCACCAAACAGGAAAGCCAATTATAACAGTTCCTGGACAAAATGTAGCAGTTAAATCCGGTACGGCTCAAATCGCTGATGAGAAAAATGGAGGCTACTTGGTTGGTTCTACCAATTATATTTTCTCAGTTGTGACTATGAATCCTGCTGAAAATCCTGATTTTATCTTGTATGTAACGGTTCAACAGCCTGAGCATTATTCAGCTGTCCAGTTGGGAGAGTTTTCCAATCCAATCTTGGAGCGGGCTTCAGCGATGAAAGAATCTCTGAACCTTCAATCTCCAGCTAAGAATTTAGATCAAGTGACGACAGAATCTTCGTATGCAATGCCTAGCATCAAGGATATTTCACCTGGTGATTTGGCGGAAGCCTTACGTCGAAATATTGTGCAACCAATCGTTGTTGGTACTGGAACAAAGATTAAAGAGACTTCTGTAGAAGAAGGAAAAAATCTTGCACCAAACCAACAAGTTCTCCTTTTATCGGATAAGGTAGAAGAAATTCCAGATATGTATGGCTGGAAAAAAGAGACTGCTGAGGCCTTTGCTAAATGGTTGGATATTGAGCTGGAATTTGAAGGTTCAGGTTCTGTTGTTCAGAAGCAAGACGTTCGGACCAATACAGCTATCAAAAACATTAAAAAAATTAAATTAACTTTAGGAGACTAA
- the mraY gene encoding phospho-N-acetylmuramoyl-pentapeptide-transferase, whose product MFISISAGIVTFLLTLVGIPAFIQFYRKAQITGQQMHEDVKQHQAKAGTPTMGGLVFLIASVLVTFFFTLFSNQLSNNVGMILFILVLYGLIGFLDDFLKVFRKINEGLNPKQKLALQLLGGVIFYLFYERGGDMLSVFGYQVHLGIFYIVFALFWLVGFSNAVNLTDGIDGLASISVVISLSAYGVIAYVQGQMDILLVILAMIGGLLGFFVFNHKPAKVFMGDVGSLALGGMLAAISMALHQEWTLLIIGIIYVFETTSVMMQVSYFKLTGGKRIFRMTPVHHHFELGGLSGKGNPWSEWKVDFFFWGIGILASLLTLAILYLM is encoded by the coding sequence ATGTTTATTTCTATCAGTGCTGGAATTGTGACATTTTTACTAACTTTAGTAGGAATTCCGGCCTTTATCCAATTTTATAGAAAGGCGCAAATTACAGGCCAGCAGATGCATGAGGATGTCAAACAGCACCAGGCAAAAGCTGGGACTCCTACAATGGGAGGTTTGGTTTTCTTAATTGCTTCTGTTTTGGTTACCTTCTTTTTTACCTTATTTAGTAATCAACTCAGCAATAATGTCGGTATGATTTTATTTATCTTGGTTCTTTATGGTTTAATCGGATTTTTAGATGATTTCCTCAAGGTCTTCCGTAAAATCAATGAGGGTCTTAATCCCAAACAGAAATTGGCTCTTCAGCTTCTAGGTGGTGTCATTTTCTACCTTTTTTATGAGCGCGGTGGAGATATGCTTTCTGTCTTTGGTTACCAAGTGCATCTAGGGATTTTCTATATTGTCTTCGCTCTTTTCTGGCTAGTCGGTTTTTCAAACGCAGTAAACTTGACAGACGGTATTGATGGTTTAGCTAGTATTTCCGTTGTGATTAGTTTGTCTGCCTATGGAGTTATTGCCTATGTGCAAGGTCAGATGGATATCCTTCTAGTGATTCTTGCTATGATTGGTGGTTTGCTTGGGTTCTTTGTCTTTAACCATAAGCCTGCTAAAGTCTTTATGGGAGATGTGGGAAGTTTGGCTCTCGGTGGAATGCTGGCAGCTATCTCTATGGCCCTCCACCAAGAATGGACTCTCTTGATTATCGGAATTATTTATGTCTTTGAAACAACCTCAGTCATGATGCAAGTCAGTTATTTCAAACTGACAGGTGGCAAACGTATTTTCCGTATGACGCCTGTACATCACCATTTTGAGCTTGGAGGATTGTCTGGTAAAGGAAATCCTTGGAGCGAGTGGAAGGTTGATTTCTTCTTTTGGGGAATAGGGATTCTAGCAAGTCTCCTGACCCTAGCAATTTTATATTTGATGTAA
- a CDS encoding ATP-dependent Clp protease ATP-binding subunit yields the protein MNNNFNNFNNMDDLFNQLMGGMRGYSSENRRYLINGREVTPEEFAHYRATGQLPGNAEADGQMQQQVSGMKQDGVLAKLGRNLTAEAREGKLDPVIGRNKEIQETSEILSRRTKNNPVLVGDAGVGKTAVVEGLAQAIVNGDVPAAIKNKEIISIDISGLEAGTQYRGSFEENVQNLVNEVKEAGNIILFFDEIHQILGAGSTGGDSGSKGLADILKPALSRGELTVIGATTQDEYRNTILKNAALARRFNEVKVNAPSAEDTFKILQGIRDLYQQHHNVILPDEVLKAAVDYSVQYIPQRSLPDKAIDLVDVTAAHLAAQHPVTDVHAVEREIEAEKDKQEKAVEAEDFEAALNYKTRIAELEKKIENHTEDMKVTASVNDVAESVERMTGIPVSQMGTSDIERLKDMAHRLQDKVIGQDKAVEAVSRAIRRNRAGFDEGNRPIGSFLFVGPTGVGKTELAKQLALDMFGTKDAIIRLDMSEFSDRTAVSKLIGTTAGYVGYDDNNNTLTERVRRNPYSIILLDEIEKADPQVITLLLQVLDDGRLTDGQGNTVNFKNTVIIATSNAGFGYEANLTEDADKPELMDRLKPYFRPEFLNRFNAVIEFSHLSKEDLSKIVDLMLAEVNQTLAKKDIDLSVSQAAKDYITEEGYDEVMGVRPLRRVVEQEIRDKVTDFHLDHLDAKHLEADMEEGGLVIREKA from the coding sequence ATGAACAACAACTTTAATAATTTTAACAACATGGATGATTTATTTAACCAATTGATGGGTGGTATGCGAGGCTACAGTTCTGAAAATCGTCGTTACTTGATTAATGGACGTGAAGTGACACCTGAGGAATTTGCTCACTATCGTGCGACTGGTCAATTACCAGGAAATGCAGAAGCTGATGGACAAATGCAACAACAGGTTTCAGGTATGAAACAAGATGGTGTCCTTGCTAAACTGGGTCGAAACTTAACAGCAGAAGCGCGTGAGGGCAAGCTGGATCCAGTCATCGGACGAAACAAGGAAATTCAAGAGACATCTGAAATCCTCTCACGCCGTACCAAGAACAATCCTGTTTTAGTCGGAGATGCAGGTGTTGGTAAGACAGCAGTTGTCGAAGGCTTGGCACAAGCCATTGTGAACGGTGATGTTCCAGCTGCTATTAAGAATAAGGAAATTATTTCCATTGATATCTCAGGTCTTGAGGCTGGTACTCAATATCGTGGTAGCTTTGAAGAAAACGTTCAAAATTTAGTCAATGAAGTAAAAGAAGCGGGAAATATCATTCTCTTCTTTGATGAAATTCATCAAATTCTCGGTGCTGGTAGCACTGGTGGAGATAGTGGTTCTAAAGGGCTTGCGGACATTCTCAAACCAGCTCTCTCTCGTGGTGAATTGACCGTTATTGGAGCGACAACTCAAGACGAATACCGTAACACCATCTTGAAGAATGCGGCTCTTGCTCGTCGTTTTAACGAAGTCAAGGTCAATGCTCCTTCAGCAGAGGACACTTTTAAAATCCTTCAAGGAATTCGTGACCTCTACCAACAACACCACAATGTTATCTTGCCAGACGAAGTTTTGAAAGCAGCAGTGGATTATTCTGTTCAGTATATTCCACAACGTAGTTTGCCAGATAAGGCTATTGACCTTGTCGATGTAACGGCAGCTCACTTAGCAGCTCAGCATCCAGTAACAGATGTACATGCTGTTGAACGTGAAATTGAGGCAGAAAAAGACAAGCAAGAAAAAGCTGTTGAGGCAGAAGATTTTGAAGCAGCTCTAAACTATAAAACACGCATTGCAGAATTGGAAAAGAAAATCGAAAATCACACAGAAGATATGAAAGTGACTGCAAGTGTCAATGATGTGGCTGAATCTGTAGAACGAATGACGGGAATTCCAGTATCACAAATGGGAACATCAGACATCGAACGTTTGAAAGATATGGCTCATCGCTTGCAAGATAAGGTAATCGGTCAAGACAAGGCGGTAGAAGCGGTATCTCGTGCTATCCGTCGTAACCGTGCTGGTTTTGATGAAGGCAATCGTCCAATCGGTAGCTTCCTCTTTGTAGGTCCAACTGGGGTTGGTAAGACAGAACTTGCTAAGCAATTAGCGCTTGATATGTTTGGAACTAAGGACGCAATCATTCGTTTGGATATGTCTGAATTCAGTGACCGCACAGCCGTTTCTAAGCTAATTGGTACAACTGCAGGTTATGTTGGTTACGATGACAACAACAATACCTTGACAGAACGCGTCCGTCGTAATCCTTACTCTATCATTCTCTTGGATGAAATTGAAAAGGCTGATCCTCAAGTCATTACCCTTCTCCTCCAAGTCTTGGATGATGGTCGTTTGACAGATGGTCAAGGTAACACTGTCAACTTCAAGAATACGGTGATTATCGCAACTTCAAACGCAGGCTTTGGTTACGAAGCTAACTTGACAGAAGATGCGGACAAACCAGAATTGATGGATCGTTTGAAACCTTACTTCCGTCCAGAATTCCTTAACCGTTTCAATGCTGTCATCGAATTCTCACACTTGAGCAAAGAAGACCTTTCTAAGATTGTGGACTTGATGTTGGCTGAAGTCAACCAAACCTTGGCTAAGAAAGACATTGATTTGTCAGTCAGTCAAGCGGCTAAGGACTATATCACAGAAGAAGGCTATGACGAAGTCATGGGTGTTCGTCCTCTCCGTCGTGTGGTTGAACAAGAAATTCGTGATAAGGTGACAGACTTCCACTTGGATCATTTAGATGCCAAACACCTAGAAGCAGATATGGAAGAGGGTGGTTTAGTTATTCGTGAAAAAGCCTAA
- a CDS encoding S-ribosylhomocysteine lyase produces the protein MSKEVIVESFELDHTIVKAPYVRLIGEETGPKGDIISNYDIRLVQPNEDSIPTAGLHTIEHLLAKLIRTRIDGMIDCSPFGCRTGFHMIMWGRHTSAEIATVIKDSLKEIAETTTWEDVPGTTIESCGNYKDHSLFSAKEWAKLILEQGISDDAFERHVI, from the coding sequence ATGTCAAAAGAAGTTATTGTTGAAAGTTTTGAACTTGACCACACTATTGTTAAAGCACCCTATGTTCGCTTGATTGGGGAAGAAACAGGACCAAAAGGAGACATCATCTCCAATTATGATATTCGCTTGGTGCAACCAAACGAAGACTCTATCCCTACTGCTGGCCTTCACACTATCGAGCACCTCTTGGCCAAACTCATCCGCACCCGCATTGACGGTATGATTGACTGTTCACCATTTGGTTGCCGCACAGGCTTCCACATGATTATGTGGGGACGTCACACTAGTGCTGAAATCGCTACCGTTATCAAGGATTCGCTCAAGGAAATCGCTGAGACTACTACTTGGGAAGATGTTCCTGGAACAACCATCGAATCTTGCGGAAACTACAAGGACCATAGCCTCTTTTCTGCTAAAGAATGGGCAAAACTTATTCTAGAACAAGGAATTTCAGATGATGCCTTTGAGCGTCATGTCATCTAA
- a CDS encoding DUF1846 domain-containing protein — protein MKKQAFSSEQYLNLQRDHILERINQFDGKLYLEFGGKMLEDFHATRVLPGYEPDNKIKLLQELKEQVEVVIAINASNIEHSKARGDLGISYDQEVLRLIDKFNELGIFVGSVVITQYAGQPAADAFRNQLEKNGIDSYLHYPIKGYPTDMDHIISPEGMGKNDYIKTSRNLIVVTAPGPGSGKLATCMSNMYHDQINGIKSGYAKFETFPVWNLPLHHPVNLAYEAATADLDDVNMIDPFHLQTYGETTVNYNRDIEIFPVLKRMLERILGESPYASPTDMGVNMVGFAITDNEAAIEASKQEIIRRYYQTVLDFKAEKVGEAAVKKIELLMNDLGITPADRKVAIVARQKAEETGGPALALELPNGEIVTGKNSELFGPTAAALINAIKKSADIAKEVKLIEPEVVKPIQGLKIDHLGSRNPRLHSNEILIALAITATENPDAARAMEELGNLKGSEAHSTIILTDEDKNVLRKLGINVTFDPYYQYDRLYRK, from the coding sequence ATGAAAAAACAAGCTTTTAGTTCTGAACAATATTTGAATCTACAACGCGACCACATTTTGGAGCGCATTAACCAATTTGACGGCAAACTCTACTTGGAGTTTGGTGGTAAAATGTTAGAAGATTTCCACGCTACTCGTGTCCTTCCTGGTTATGAGCCTGACAACAAAATCAAGCTCTTGCAAGAATTGAAAGAGCAGGTTGAGGTTGTGATTGCTATTAATGCTAGCAATATCGAGCATTCCAAAGCACGTGGTGACTTGGGTATTTCTTATGACCAAGAAGTTCTTCGTTTGATTGACAAATTCAATGAATTGGGAATTTTTGTTGGCTCCGTTGTCATCACACAGTACGCTGGCCAACCAGCTGCAGATGCCTTCCGCAATCAACTCGAGAAAAACGGAATTGATTCTTATCTCCATTATCCAATCAAAGGATATCCGACGGATATGGATCACATTATTTCCCCTGAAGGTATGGGGAAAAATGATTACATCAAAACCAGTCGCAACTTGATCGTCGTAACTGCTCCTGGACCTGGTTCTGGAAAATTGGCAACTTGTATGTCCAATATGTACCACGACCAAATCAATGGCATCAAGTCTGGCTACGCTAAATTTGAAACCTTCCCAGTTTGGAATCTTCCCCTTCATCATCCAGTTAACTTGGCTTATGAAGCTGCCACAGCTGACCTTGATGATGTCAACATGATTGACCCCTTCCATCTTCAAACCTATGGAGAAACCACTGTCAACTACAACCGTGATATCGAGATTTTCCCAGTGCTCAAGCGCATGTTGGAACGCATTCTAGGAGAGTCTCCATACGCTTCTCCGACTGATATGGGTGTCAACATGGTTGGTTTCGCTATTACAGATAATGAGGCTGCTATTGAAGCCTCTAAACAAGAAATCATCCGCCGTTACTATCAGACTGTTCTTGATTTCAAAGCAGAGAAAGTTGGTGAAGCAGCTGTCAAGAAAATCGAGTTGCTTATGAACGACCTCGGTATCACACCTGCAGACCGTAAGGTTGCTATCGTTGCCCGTCAGAAAGCAGAAGAAACTGGCGGACCAGCCCTAGCCCTTGAATTACCAAATGGGGAAATAGTGACTGGTAAAAACTCAGAACTCTTTGGTCCTACAGCCGCTGCTCTTATCAACGCCATCAAGAAATCAGCTGACATTGCTAAAGAAGTAAAACTAATCGAACCAGAAGTTGTCAAGCCAATCCAAGGTCTTAAAATCGATCATCTGGGTAGCCGCAATCCACGCCTTCATTCAAATGAAATTTTGATTGCACTGGCTATCACAGCTACAGAAAATCCTGACGCTGCTCGCGCTATGGAAGAACTTGGCAACCTCAAAGGAAGCGAAGCCCACTCAACCATCATCTTGACCGATGAAGACAAGAATGTCCTTCGTAAACTAGGTATCAATGTAACCTTTGACCCATACTACCAATACGACCGCTTGTATCGTAAGTAA
- a CDS encoding alpha-glucosidase, translated as MQEKWWHNAVVYQVYPKSFMDSNGDGIGDLPGITSKLDYLAKLGITAIWLSPVYDSPMDDNGYDIADYQAIAAIFGTMEDMDQLIAEAKKRDIRIIMDLVVNHTSDEHAWFVEACENPDSPERDYYIWRDEPNDLDSIFSGSAWEYDEKSGQYYLHFFSKKQPDLNWENEKLRQKIYEMMNFWIDKGIGGFRMDVIDMIGKIPDEKVVNNGPMLHPYLKEMNQATFGDKNLLTVGETWGATPEIAKLYSDPKGQELSMVFHFEHIGLQYQEGQPKWHYQKELNIPKLKEIFNKWQTELGVEDGWNSLFWNNHDLPRIVSIWGNDQEYREKSAKAFAILLHLMRGTPYIYQGEEIGMTNYPFETLDQVEDIESLNYAREALEKGVPLEEIMDSIRVIGRDNARTPMQWDESKNAGFSTGHPWLAVNPNYQAINVQEALANSDSIFYTYQKLVQIRKENSWLIRADFELLDTADKVFAYIRKDGDRRFLVVANLSNEEQDLTVEGNIKSVLIENTAAQEVFERQILAPWDAFCVELL; from the coding sequence ATGCAAGAAAAATGGTGGCACAATGCCGTAGTCTATCAAGTCTATCCTAAGAGCTTTATGGATAGCAACGGAGATGGAATTGGCGATTTGCCAGGAATTACCAGTAAGTTAGACTATCTAGCCAAGTTAGGAATTACAGCGATTTGGCTTTCTCCTGTTTATGACAGTCCTATGGATGATAATGGCTATGATATTGCTGATTATCAAGCGATTGCGGCTATTTTTGGGACCATGGAGGATATGGACCAACTGATCGCGGAAGCTAAGAAACGTGATATTCGTATTATCATGGACTTGGTGGTCAATCATACCTCAGATGAACATGCCTGGTTTGTCGAGGCCTGTGAAAATCCTGATAGCCCTGAGCGAGATTACTATATCTGGCGGGATGAACCTAATGACCTAGATTCTATCTTTAGTGGTTCTGCTTGGGAATACGATGAAAAATCAGGTCAATACTATCTCCACTTTTTCAGTAAGAAACAGCCCGATCTCAACTGGGAAAATGAAAAACTTCGTCAGAAAATTTATGAGATGATGAACTTCTGGATTGATAAAGGCATTGGCGGTTTCCGTATGGATGTTATTGATATGATTGGGAAAATTCCTGACGAGAAAGTAGTCAATAATGGTCCTATGCTCCACCCTTATCTCAAGGAGATGAATCAGGCCACTTTTGGCGATAAGAATCTCTTGACAGTAGGGGAGACTTGGGGAGCAACGCCGGAGATTGCCAAGCTCTACTCTGATCCAAAGGGGCAAGAATTGTCTATGGTCTTCCATTTTGAACATATCGGTCTTCAGTATCAGGAAGGTCAGCCTAAGTGGCACTATCAAAAAGAACTGAATATTCCTAAGTTAAAAGAAATCTTCAACAAATGGCAGACAGAGTTAGGCGTTGAGGACGGCTGGAATTCGCTCTTCTGGAACAATCATGATCTCCCTCGTATCGTCTCAATCTGGGGAAATGACCAAGAATACCGCGAAAAATCTGCCAAAGCCTTTGCAATCTTACTTCATCTCATGAGAGGAACTCCTTATATTTACCAAGGTGAGGAGATTGGGATGACCAACTATCCGTTTGAAACGCTGGATCAAGTAGAAGATATTGAATCCCTTAACTATGCGCGTGAGGCTCTTGAAAAAGGCGTTCCGCTGGAAGAAATTATGGACAGTATCCGTGTCATTGGACGTGACAATGCCCGTACCCCGATGCAATGGGACGAAAGCAAAAACGCTGGTTTCTCAACAGGTCATCCTTGGTTGGCAGTCAATCCAAACTATCAAGCAATTAATGTTCAAGAAGCGCTGGCAAATTCAGATTCTATTTTCTATACTTATCAGAAGTTGGTCCAAATCCGTAAGGAGAACAGCTGGTTGATTCGAGCTGACTTTGAATTGCTTGATACGGCTGATAAGGTCTTCGCCTATATCCGTAAAGATGGCGACCGTCGTTTCCTAGTTGTGGCTAACTTGTCCAATGAAGAGCAAGACTTGACAGTAGAAGGAAACATCAAATCTGTTTTGATTGAAAACACCGCGGCTCAAGAAGTCTTTGAAAGACAAATCTTGGCTCCATGGGATGCTTTCTGTGTGGAATTACTATAA